The Fulvivirga maritima genome segment TATTTGATTTAACACCGATTTATCTATCAGCGATAATAGTTGAGAAAAGATTGGCTGTCCGTAGAAATATGTATTTTTACTCATGTGTGATTTTTTGTTGTGGTAAACCGAAAATACACATTATGGGGCACTCCTGAAATTATTCAGAGGCCCCTATCTTTTTCTCGGACACTAGTGATTTTTAATATTATTTCACTTCACGAGGGTACAGTAAGATGAACCCACAGCCGAGTCACACTGAGCTGAGTCGAAGTGTAGGCGATCGGCATTGATTATTGATTTAAATAAAACTCAACTGTTTTGATCTTTTCAAATTATCTACTATTTACTTATACTATCAGTGGTATGGTAGTAGAGTTCTATTCACTTCATTTTTACCGAGTTGACGTTTTGAAGTGAGTTTATGCTGAAGTGCACCTGACAATTGCTAATGCAACGAAGAGTAGTTATCTAGACGTTGATTCTTCTTTTAGTTTTCAGTCACAAACCCACGTTCCACAGCCCGGAGATTATACTTCTTCAATACTAAAAATGGCAATTGGTTCAGTTTTTCCTCTCAGTAATATTTCGCCTATTTGCTCTGATTTTATTCCGTTGATAGAGTTAGCTATATTAGAGATGTATTCAGATGTCAGAAAGCTTTTATTGTATTGATTACAAATGCTTTGAATGCGAGAGGCAGTGTTAATGGTATCTCCGTGATAGGCTATGTCTTTTTTTATCTCTCCTATTTCCACTGCTGATACTATGCCTCCGTGTAGCCCGGCTTTGAAGGTTGGTGTAACTCCATAGTTCTTTATATAATAGGCTTCCCGGTCTTGAAATTGCCTTTTGCAGGCAAAGTAGAACAGGATGCAACAATTATCAATTAACCCTTCCTGTTCCGGCCACGTCACTACTATTTCATCTCCCACATATTGATATATCTGTGCTCGGTAAGAAAAAAGCACATCATTAATGTCATCAAAGCAGTCTCTGATGTATGCGCTGTATTTGAGATGGCCAAGAGCTTCTGCTGTGGATGTAGAAGACTGTAGATCCATAAACATAAATATGCGATTTTCTTCTCTCGGCTTTCTGTATCTGCCAAAGAGAATTGGAACTAATATGCCTGGGCCATACTTTTTATTAACTACATTGATGTAGTTAATCAATATTGACATGAAGAGGAAGTAAACCAGCATAAGATAAAATATGTAATCCCAGATTTCCTTTTGCAGCGTCGGTATTCTGATTATTTCCTGAGGAATGTTTGTCAGAATAAAATGTAATAAATATATCAGAACTATAAGTAGGCTTAGAGAACCAATAGCTTTAATAAGAATGATTTTTCCTATTGGTTTCTTTTTGAAAATACCTTTGTCTAAATAGTAACCCAGTAGACCATAGCTAATGCCGTACAAATGGCCAAATAGCACTGCGATAGCAAGTATTATGATATTACTAAATGGCGTGTTTACATGAAATGATAAGCTATATACTTTATTATACAGGATGATAATAGTGGCAAGAAGTAGGTTGGCTATTACCCAAAAGTTAACCTGTATTCCCAGGTAACTGAGTAGTGGATATTTGCTGGAGAAGCGATTGGCAAAGGTGGTGTATTCAATTTTTTTAGACATAAGTATAATTGCCTCAATCGGCTAAGTAGAAAGGATGCTAACTGCAATTTTTTAAAAATAGAGAGATTTAATGTTAGTTATGAAGGCTCTGTTTTGATCATATTTAAATAGTACGATCAATTAATAGGATGGTTGCAGGTAGATGAGTTTCTGCAAAATATAATTAAGAAATGCGTGGTTGAAATTATTCTTTACTAATAAAGTATAGATTTTATTAGAGTAGGTTTAATTCCTTGATTGGGAGTTTGGGAGCACTAGTATGCTTCAATACATAGAATATGGGAAGTATATTAGAAGTATCAAACCTGAAGGTGGGTGTTATTCTGGTAGGATGTAGATTTGATATTTGAAGTTAGCCCCTTCAAGTTTCATAACTTGAAGGGGCTTCTATATTATGCTTTTGTTTCGGCAAGTGCGGCGTCTAACTGTTCTATCAGATTATCTCCCGAAGAGGGCCTTTTTGCATCTGTAGCGAATATTTTACCTTCTTTATCTATTATGATATAGCGCGGTATGCCACTTACCTTAAATGCTTCGGCTATATTAGATTGAAAGTTTCCGGGATCATTGATGTGAATTCCTTTAAAATCTGGATGGCTCTTAAGATAGTCAAGCCATGATTTTTTGCTTTGATCTACAGAAACATATAAAAAGGCGATATCGTCATTGTCTTTATAATGCTCTTTAATGTCTTGTGAGTAAGGAATTTCCTCTCTGCATGGTGCGCACCAGGTGGCCCAGATGTCAATATATACTACTTTGCCATTTAAATCAGCCAAATGAAATACTTGATCATCTTGTGTGGTGCCTTCCAAATTGGGTGCGGGCTGTCCGTCTGCAATAGCTAGCCAGCCATTGTACTCTTCTTTAAGGGTTTCGTTGTAGTCGGATTTGGGGTAAGTAGTGTAATAATTATCCAGAGGTGTTTCTAATTCAGAAACGTTGCCGCGTTCTAAAAAGTAAAGGTAGCCTTTGCCTAGCATCACCTGTTCAAAATGAGGAGCAAGGTCTAAT includes the following:
- a CDS encoding adenylate/guanylate cyclase domain-containing protein, with the protein product MSKKIEYTTFANRFSSKYPLLSYLGIQVNFWVIANLLLATIIILYNKVYSLSFHVNTPFSNIIILAIAVLFGHLYGISYGLLGYYLDKGIFKKKPIGKIILIKAIGSLSLLIVLIYLLHFILTNIPQEIIRIPTLQKEIWDYIFYLMLVYFLFMSILINYINVVNKKYGPGILVPILFGRYRKPREENRIFMFMDLQSSTSTAEALGHLKYSAYIRDCFDDINDVLFSYRAQIYQYVGDEIVVTWPEQEGLIDNCCILFYFACKRQFQDREAYYIKNYGVTPTFKAGLHGGIVSAVEIGEIKKDIAYHGDTINTASRIQSICNQYNKSFLTSEYISNIANSINGIKSEQIGEILLRGKTEPIAIFSIEEV